Proteins encoded together in one Nyctibius grandis isolate bNycGra1 chromosome 1, bNycGra1.pri, whole genome shotgun sequence window:
- the NEK2 gene encoding serine/threonine-protein kinase Nek2, translated as MPGRLDDYEVLFTIGAGSYGKCRKVRRKADGKILVWKELGYGSMTEAEKQMLVSEVNLLRELRHPNIVQYYDRIIDRSSTTLYIVMEYCDGGDLAGLIERCRKERHYLEESFVLRVLTQLTLALKECHRRSDGGVTVHRDLKPANVFLDSKRNVKLGDFGLARILHHDTSFAKTLVGTPYYMSPEQMNHMSYNEKSDIWSLGCLLYELCALSPPFKAYNQKELAEKIKEGKFRRIPYRYSDQLNELLKEMLNVKDYCRPSVEDILQHPLIADWVTEQQRQNSDKRGQISREPEKLQHSDAAVNELKQKEQQLQKREQAIKEREQRLEQRERELCVRERLAEDKLARAENLVRNYKQQRTLTCADGPDNALLLPFSTTKKNVQFDGSERNAVPPLNLENHPLSKEKCSDLKKRLYAANLRAQALSELEKNYQLKSRQILGMR; from the exons ATGCCCGGCCGCCTCGACGACTACGAGGTGCTGTTCACCATCGGCGCCGGCTCCTACGGCAAGTGCCGCAAGGTGCGCCGCAAGGCCGACGGCAAG aTCCTGGTATGGAAGGAGCTCGGCTATGGCTCGATGACAGAGGCAGAGAAACAAATGCTTGTGTCGGAAGTGAATTTGCTTCGCGAGCTGAGACACCCGAATATCGTCCAGTACTACGATCGGATCATCGACAGAAGCAGCACAACCCTGTACATTGTGATGGAGTACTGTGACGGGGGTGACCTGGCGGGCTTAATCGAAAGGTGCAGGAAAGAAAG GCATTACTTGGAAGAAAGCTTTGTCCTCCGAGTCCTGACTCAATTGACATTGGCCTTGAAGGAATGTCACAGACGGAGTGATGGTGGAGTCACTGTGCATCGTGACCTAAAACCAGCAAATGTCTTTCTAGATAGCAAGCGGAATGTGAAACTTGGAGATTTTGGACTGGCTAGAATATTGCACCATGACACCAGCTTTGCCAAAACATTGGTTGGAACTCCATATTACATGTCTCCA GAACAAATGAACCACATGTCATACAATGAAAAATCTGACATCTGGTCTCTAGGATGTCTCCTGTATGAATTATGTGCTCTCTC GCCTCCATTTAAAGCTTACAACCAAAAGGAGttggcagaaaaaataaaggaagggaAGTTCAGACGAATACCGTATCGTTACTCAGACCAGTTGAATGAACTTCTCAAAGAGATGCTGAATGTAAAG GATTATTGCCGACCTTCTGTTGAAGATATTCTGCAGCATCCCTTGATAGCAGACTGGGTGACAGAAcaacaaagacaaaattctGATAAAAGAGGCCAGATATCACGGGAGCCAGAAAAGCTGCAGCATTCAGATGCTGCAGTAAATGAACTGAAACAGAAGGAACAACAGTTACAGAAGCGAGAACAAGCCATTAAAGAGAGAGAGCAACGTTTGGAAC AGAGAGAACGGGAACTCTGTGTTCGAGAGAGACTGGCAGAGGACAAACTTGCTAG agctgaaaacttGGTGCGGAACTACAAACAGCAGAGGACATTAACTTGTGCAGATGGTCCAG atAATGCACTCCTGCTCCCCTTTTCTACAACCAAGAAGAATGTACAGTTTGATGGAAGTGAAAGGAATGCTGTGCCTCCTCTTAATTTGGAAAACCATCCCCTTTCCAAAGAGAAATGCTCTGATCTCAAAAAACGTCTATATGCTGCAAATCTACGGGCTCAAGCACTgtctgaactggaaaaaaactatCAACTAAAGAGCAGACAAATCTTGGGCATGCGCTGA
- the SLC30A1 gene encoding proton-coupled zinc antiporter SLC30A1, translating into MCGGMAAKGPGGPRWWQNRRARLLCMLALTFLFFVVEVVVSRVTSSLAMLSDSFHMLSDVMALVVALVAVRFAQRTRATKKNTFGWVRAEVMGALVNAVFLTALCFTILLEAIERFTEPHEIQQPLVVIGVGVAGLIINLLGLCLFNHHGVGGHGHSHGHSHSSRQHSRSGPKPEQPPGDGEAALHREETSTLVENCSSSNGVGQEKLGDMKDDMTDLQVNGNAGHYPLDVEEVEEDSSAQLNMRGVFLHVFGDALGSVIVVLNALLFYGLWNPCPKDGPCFNPCVNNHCMENATLSQTLGRANSSEQESITVAGPCWLLYLDPVLCLIMVCILLYTTYPLLRESALILLQTVPKQIDVHSLNSKLRTLEGVEAVHELHIWQLAGSRIIGTAHIKCPDPSTYMMVAKRIKEIFHDEGIHATTIQPEFASVGSESGRGKCEFPCRTQCALKQCCGTGEDSTAKKTEKSSSLSISCSEVVIEFPKTRRTKSESIPSVKLEANTDQNEEFESSL; encoded by the exons ATGTGCGGGGGGATGGCGGCGAAGGGGCCAGGCGGGCCGCGGTGGTGGCAGAACCGGCGGGCGCGGCTGCTGTGCATGCTGGCGCTCACCTTCCTCTTCTTCgtggtggaggtggtggtgagCCGGGTCACGTCGTCGCTGGCCATGCTCTCCGACTCCTTCCACATGCTCTCGGATGTCATGGCCCTGGTCGTGGCTCTGGTGGCTGTGCGCTTCGCCCAGCGCACCCGCGCCACCAAGAAGAACACCTTCGGGTGGGTGCGGGCCGAGGTGATGGGCGCCCTCGTCAACGCCGTCTTCCTCACCGCCCTCTGCTTCACCATCCTGCTGGAGGCCATTGAGCGCTTCACGGAGCCCCACGAGATCCAGCAGCCGCTGGTGGTCATCGGCGTGGGGGTGGCGGGGCTCATCATCAACCTGCTGGGACTCTGCCTCTTCAACCACCACGGTGTCGGGGGCCACGGCCATTCCCACGGGCACTcgcacagcagcaggcagcactcCCGCAGCGGCCCCAAGCCCGAGCAGCCACCCGGGgatggagaagcagcactgcACCGGGAGGAGACCAGCACCTTGGTGGAGAACTGCAGCAGCTCCAACGGAGTAGGGCAGGAGAAGTTAG GTGATATGAAAGACGACATGACTGACCTACAAGTGAACGGGAATGCTGGTCATTATCCTCTGGATGTAGAGGAGGTTGAAGAAGACTCTAGTGCACAGCTTAACATGCGTGGagtttttctgcatgtttttggCGATGCCTTAGGTTCAGTAATAGTGGTATTGAATGCCTTGCTCTTTTATGGGTTGTGGAATCCATGCCCCAAAGATGGGCCCTGCTTTAATCCATGTGTCAATAATCATTGCATGGAAAATGCCACTTTATCCCAAACACTCGGCAGAGCAAACAGCTCTGAGCAAGAGAGCATTACGGTGGCTGGTCCATGCTGGTTGCTATATTTAGATCCCGTCCTTTGTTTGATTATGGTCTGTATACTCCTTTACACAACTTACCCATTACTTAGGGAGTCAGCGCTTATACTTCTACAGACTGTTCCCAAGCAAATAGATGTTCATTCTTTGAACTCAAAATTACGTACCCTTGAAGGAGTTGAAGCAGTCCATGAATTACACATTTGGCAGCTAGCAGGCAGTAGGATCATTGGCACTGCTCACATAAAGTGTCCTGACCCTTCCACATACATGATGGTGGCAAAGCGCATAAAAGAGATCTTTCATGACGAAGGGATTCATGCAACTACCATTCAGCCTGAGTTTGCCAGCGTTGGCTCTGAATCAGGGAGAGGGAAATGTGAGTTTCCTTGCAGGACTCAGTGTGCTTTGAAGCAGTGTTGCGGAACAGGAGAAGATAGTACtgcaaagaagacagaaaaatcttcGTCACTTAGTATTTCTTGTTCAGAAGTTGTCATTGAATTTCCGAAAACTAGGAGGACTAAGTCAGAGAGCATCCCTTCAGTTAAGCTAGAGGCAAACACTGACCAAAACGAGGAGTTTGAATCATCTTTGTAA